The Acidaminococcus fermentans DSM 20731 sequence TTCCGTCTTTTCATCCAGGAACTGGGGCAGGAACAGATGGGGCGCCAGGGGAATGCACCCATGGTCTGCGGCGTACCGGCAGCAGCGCCGAGCCCGCAGGACATTTCTTTCCACGTCTCCTGCATAAGGTGAACAAACGTACACTACCGGTCGGAAGGGAAACCTGGGCGGCTCTGCATTCCGGATAGCCTGATAAGCCGTGGGATCTGGATAATGTTCAGCATTCCGCTTTTGATCCATTTCCATGGCCCACCTCCATCAGCTCCCGGGAACAGTCTTCACACAAGACGGCTGTCCCGAATAAGTCCCCTTTTCCTTTGCCCAAGACTTCTTCCAGGTTCACCGGCACTTCCTTCCCGCAAACCGGACACCGACAAAACACATTCTTGTCCATAATTTCCATCTGGAATTCCATATTGTCCGTAATCGGCTCCTTCACATAAAACATGGCGTTATCACTCCTTCAAAAAATAAACAGCAGATTCCAATCCCGCTACATGGACTAGAGAAGATTTTCTTCTCTACCTGTAACAGGACAGAATCCGCGGGGTTAAGTACCAAAAAAGAGAAAAATTTTGAGCAGAATCTCTGGTTGTCTTTCTGGGTCAACTTCGTTATGATATTGTTATAGAAAGTGCCTTTTCGGCCTGATGATTTCCTGTTTTAGGAGGCGTATCACCAATATGGAAAAGCAGAAAGTCCATCCCGCGGAGTCCTCTCGGGATGAAAAGATGGATGAGTTGCTGCAGCATATTCCGGATGACTTATTTTTTGCAAAGAAAGCAAAAGTCTCTGACTGCAGCCTTGATTTTGCAACCCAGGATGTCTTGAAATTTCAATTTGATTTATCTGGTGGCGAATGGTACCGCCTGAAATATAAAGGGCGGAATCTTAGATCGTATGATCACTTTATCTTCTATGAACCTGGGCTCAAGGGAATACTGGCCTTCTTTTATGCCCTTGACAGAGGATATGAAACGGTCCATCTCGAAGAAGTCGATACCATGGACTCCACCCTCTGTTTCCGGTTAGAAGCCGTTTCAGAGAAAACCGCTGATTCCAGTCTCCTTACTTTTTCCTATTCTTTTCATACCAGAAAATGTAAAATCAGCAAAAAGAAATCCATCAATTATTTCAAGCTCCAGATGCAGAAAAATTTTTCCGACGAGGAAAGGCTCCGGAACTACTTACGGGAACGATTTGATGCGTACTGCAACCAGTCCGTTCTGGACGAAGAAGTAAAATATTTTGACCGGTCAGTTGAGACCGTGAATTTCATTCGAAGCCTTTCCTGGATATTCGGTACTCCCTTGCCGCCCTTAAGCCTGGCAGAATTTCTATCCCCTGACCAAATCGCACTCTATGAAACGAAGAAGAAACAGGTAAACAAAGATAACTGAAAGAAGAAGCGGCCACAAGTGAGATGGTTCCCTTGCGGCCGCTTCTTTTATTTTTCAGTCCTTCTGATAAAACGCACACTCATACCCATCTGCCCGAAGTACCAATCCCTCCGCCCAGGGTGGGGTCCGACTCATCTGCTCGCAGATGGCATCTACACTGACCTCTTTACTGCACTCGATGATCAGTTCATCATGGACGTGACCCACAATGGCACAGCACCGAAGGGTCTGCATGGCGTAGCAAAGAATGTCCCTGGCCGTTCCCTGTACGATGTTTTCCACGAACTTGGGCCCGTAACTTTCCAGGCGCTCCCACTTCTTGGTGGCCCCGATGCCTTCATAAGTTACGGATTCCCCGCCGAACTTGTTCTCCCCGATCCGAGGTTTCACATAGGAAAGCTGCCGGCCACTTGGGAGTTCGATGAACAGCATGCCGCTTTGACAGACGAACCGGATGTTATTCACCCAGACGGGGATCCGCTGCTTGATGGCGGTCTTCACAGCCCCATCCACCTGCCACCAAAAATCCACAATATGTGGATTGGCTGAGCGCCAGGACTGGACCAGGGACCCCAGTTCTTCTTCCGGGATTCCCATGTCCAGGGCTCCCATGGCCTTCAGTGCTCCAACAGACCCGCCATAGCCACAGTTGTGGACGAGACATCCCGATACGGTAAAACGGTGATATGGTCCGGCATTTCGTATGTCATAAAGTCGAGCCGTGCGCTTATGATATGCCACCTTTTTCGTTTCTCTTTCACTGCTTCCACTGCGTCCTTTATAATCTGCTCTCTGCTTTCTCCGTGCGTCAGTTTCCGTATCACAGTTGTGTAAGCATACGGCCAATATTTCTGTTGGAATTCCGACAGTACCGTTAATCGGCGATTGCCCCGATTCACCTTCAATGGGACCATATGGAGATTTCCCGGAGCATAATCTCCATTGTTGTTGATTCGGTCGATTTCGTATCCTCTTTCTGGAATACCGAAATGCTCCAGCAAATATAACCCTGCTGCAAGTACACTTGGAAACATGAAACGGATTCCCCGTGCTCCATAATTCGGATACCCAGGATCCCTCGGATTTTCGCAGCGTTGTTTGGCTGCCGTCAAACGTTTGTAGAGCCACAAAGGTATTTTTCTTGTTTGCGAACAATGCTGACATCCCTTGCTTTTGCCGCTTACCAGAGCATCGAACAGAGTCCATTGGATGGAGCCGCAGCCCTGGCATTGCGTCAATACATAACAATGGTTCTGCTTCTTGTTCCAACGTTTTTCCGGACTGATGATTTTCACCCATCCGTATTGCTTTCCTACAATTTCCGGTTTGCAGGAGATGTGCGCCGCTGGAGGCGGCGATTCCAAACTGTACCGGCTCTTGTTTCCCCTGCACCCAAACCAGGTGGTCGGCAGTAGCTGTGAGTCCTTCATAGGTAATGACCTCTCTTTCCCCTTTATAAACCACACCTTCGTGCTTTACCCAGTGATTTCCATCCCACACACGGTCATCCGTTGTTACTTTCTCAATGGGGATAAGGCCATGGTCTGTAAGGACAAGCTGACCTTCTGCTATACAGGCCAGTTCTGCGATTTTCCCCTTTTGACGGAGTTCCCCGTTGACTCCATGTTTCACCACCGGGACCCCAAACATCTGGCTGGCCGTTGAGCAGTAGATGTCCTTCCCGGCTGCAAAAGCTGCCGACTTCCACTTTTCCCCGGCCATCCAGGAAATGACTCGCGCCTCAATGGCTGAGAAGTCCGAAACCACAAACTTCATCCCCGCCCTGGGCACAAAAGCCGTCCGGATCAACTGAGACAGCACATCGGGAATGGAATCGTAGAGAAGGTCCAGGGCTTCGTAGTTTCCCTGGCGCACCAGCTCCCGGGCTTCGGAAAGGTCCGGCAGATGGTTCTGGGGAAGATTTTGCAATTGGATGTGCCGGCCGGCAACCCGTCCGGTCCTATTGGCTCCATAAAACTGGAACATTCCTCTCGCTCGCCCGTCTTCGCAGACTGCATTCTCCATGGCCTGGTACTTCTTCACCGAGGACTTGGCCAGCTTTTGACGGAGCTGCAGCACACTGCGGAGAGGCTCCTGGGCCGTTTTCAATAATTCCTTCACCTGCTTTTTCCCCAGGGAGTCCGTCTTTAATCCATGGTC is a genomic window containing:
- a CDS encoding DNA polymerase; its protein translation is MKTLSLDLETYSDVNLAKCGVYKYAESPAFEILLFGYAVDGGAVQVIDLAQGETIPEEILDALTDDTVTKWAFNANFERVCLSRYLTDLGRSVDPFQDQHPLSQECARFLSPAGWKCSMVWSAYMGLPLSLEGVGAVLNLDNQKMKEGRELIRYFCVPCKETRTNGGRTRNLPQHALDKWNQFKSYNKRDVEVEMAIQQRLQKYPVPEQVWEEYHLDQEINDRGIAIDLELAKQAVAMDAKSRESLMAALKEKTGLENPNSVLQMLGWLEDHGLKTDSLGKKQVKELLKTAQEPLRSVLQLRQKLAKSSVKKYQAMENAVCEDGRARGMFQFYGANRTGRVAGRHIQLQNLPQNHLPDLSEARELVRQGNYEALDLLYDSIPDVLSQLIRTAFVPRAGMKFVVSDFSAIEARVISWMAGEKWKSAAFAAGKDIYCSTASQMFGVPVVKHGVNGELRQKGKIAELACIAEGQLVLTDHGLIPIEKVTTDDRVWDGNHWVKHEGVVYKGEREVITYEGLTATADHLVWVQGKQEPVQFGIAASSGAHLLQTGNCRKAIRMGENHQSGKTLEQEAEPLLCIDAMPGLRLHPMDSVRCSGKRQKQGMSALFANKKNTFVALQTFDGSQTTLRKSEGSWVSELWSTGNPFHVSKCTCSRVIFAGAFRYSRKRIRNRPNQQQWRLCSGKSPYGPIEGESGQSPINGTVGIPTEILAVCLHNCDTETDARRKQRADYKGRSGSSERETKKVAYHKRTARLYDIRNAGPYHRFTVSGCLVHNCGYGGSVGALKAMGALDMGIPEEELGSLVQSWRSANPHIVDFWWQVDGAVKTAIKQRIPVWVNNIRFVCQSGMLFIELPSGRQLSYVKPRIGENKFGGESVTYEGIGATKKWERLESYGPKFVENIVQGTARDILCYAMQTLRCCAIVGHVHDELIIECSKEVSVDAICEQMSRTPPWAEGLVLRADGYECAFYQKD